One Nocardiopsis gilva YIM 90087 genomic window, TGTTCTTGTCGCGGGGCAGCACCTTGAGCAGGTGGTGCTCCATGGTGGTGACCTGCGAAACCGGCGGGTCGACGGAGTGGGTGCGGGGCTCGTTCATGTAGCGGCGCACGAGCTTGTCGACGTCGCCGTCGAGCGTCGCGGAGAACAGCAGCGTCTGGCTACCGGCCTGCACCTGGTCGAGCAGTTCGCTGACCTGCGGCATGAAGCCCATGTCGCACATCTGGTCGGCCTCGTCGAGCACGGACAGCTCCACGGCGTCGAGCTCGACGGCGCCCTGATCGATCAGGTCGCTGAGTCGGCCCGGCGTGGCGACAAGGACGTCGACGCCGCGCCGCAGCTCGTTGATCTGCCGGGTGTAGGAGCTGCCGCCCACGACGTCGCCGACGCGGGCACCCAGCACCTGGGCGTAGAGACGCAGGGCGTCGCGCACCTGGTGCGCGAGCTCACGGGTGGGGACCAGCACGAGGCCGCGGGGGCGGCGCGGGGCGGCGCGCTTCTCGGCGGCGCGTGCCAGCAGGGGGAGGCCGAAGGCCAGGGTCTTGCCAGATCCGGTGCGGCCGCAACCGAGGACGTCGCGTCCGGCGAGCGCGTCGGGGATCGTCGCGGCCTGGATCGGGAACGGCTGGGTCACGCCGTTCTGCGCCAGCTTCTCGACGATTTCCTCGGGCAAGCCGAGGTCAGCGAAAAGCGGGCATGCTTCATTGTCCGTCAAGTGACGTAAACCTTCCTCATCAATCGGCGGCGTTTCGAGGAAGGCTCCGCAACCCTACGGGCACAGCGAAGAAATCACACAAACGCGCCGGAAACGCGACTCGGGGGTGATGGAAAGCTCCCCCGGCGCCGAGCGGCCCGGCGCGCCGGATGCGCGCAGCATGAAGTGACCGCCTGATGCAGCGTACTAGAACTCATCCCATAACAGGGGCGCGGCCCGGCGAATTCCCGGGTGATCCACGCCTCCCCGCCCTGCCCGGCGGGGCTGTGGCCGGGGCTGCCCCGGCCACAGCCCCGCCGTGTCAGACTCCGAGCTGTCGGGCGAGAGCGTTGAGCCGATCGGCCTGCGCCCGCCGCTCGGCCACGATCTGCTCGTCCAGGCTGTTGTGGGGGGCCTGGAGCAGCAGCTCCTTGGTCGCGGCGGCGGCCTCGGGCGAGGTGGCGAGCAGCGCCGCCACCAGGTCCTGCACGGCCGACTCCAGTTCCGAGCCGTCGACCACGAGTTCGGCGAGCCGGAGCTCGCGCGCCTCGGCCGCGCCCACCTTGCGCGCGGTGAGGCAGAGCTCGATGGCGCGGCTCACCCCGACGATGTCCACCAGCGGCTTGGTGCCGGTGAGGTCGGGGACGAGCCCGAGCGCGGGCTCCTTCATGCACAGCTGCGCGTCGTCGGCCAGCACCCGCAGGTCGCAGGAGAGGGCGAGCTGGAACCCGGCACCGATCGCGTGGCCGCGCACCGCCGCGATCGACACGATGTCGGGTCGGCGCAGCCAGAGGAAGCCCTCCTGGTACGCGGCGATCGTCGCGTCCAGAGCCGACCGGCTCTCGGCGTCGTCCCCGATGTTCGTCAGGGCGGATGTCTCTCCTTCGACACCCTCCGGGGAGAACATGGCGAGGTCGATGCCCGAGGAGAAGGTTGATCCTTCACCATCAATCACAACAATACGGACAGATGGGGGCAGCGTGTGGCCGACATGGGCCAGAGTCGTCCAGGTTCGTCCTGTCATGGCGTTGCGGCGCTCGGGACGGGACAGGGTGATCGTCGCGACCGCGTCCTCGATCTCCAGCCGCAGCCCGGCCGCGGCCAGATCGTCCTTCGAGGGGAGTGCCGTCTCCACCATGTCCTGCCTCCGCATATCCGCTGCGCCCGGCCGACCGGGCACGCCTTCGGTTCACCTTCGACGGTCGCCCACCCTAGTCCGCCGACACCGGCGAACTCCGATGGGGGCCGCCCCAACCAGGATCGATCACCGCGTGATCAGGCGCGACGGGTAGCACCGCCACGACCACGCAAAGTCACGCCGGCTTCCGTGAGAAGACGGTGCACGAACCCATAGGACCGCCCCGTCGAGGCGGCCAGGGAACGGATGCTCTCGCCGTCCTCATAACGTCTCTTGAGGTCATCCGCGAGCGCAGAGCGCTCGGTGCCCGTCACGCGGGTGCCTTTTCTCAAGGTCTCGGCCACGAGTTCCTCCTGTGTGCTCTCAGTGATCGTGTAGCGACATTGCAGACCATGATCAGCCATGGCGACGCGACTGGCTACCCATCGGGAGCGGCACACAGGTGTGTCGAGCGACGTGGCGGGTTTCGGACCGCAGATAACCCGGGCCGAAACCGGAAGGGTGTCAACCCGAAGGCCTATAAGAACGTCCGTGTATCCCGGACGGCCGCCGGGCCCGGGGAAGGACCCCGGGCCGGTGCGGCTCAGGCCAGGGCGATGAGGTCGGCGAACTCGGCGTTCCAGATGTCTTCGACACCGTCGGGCAGCAGGATCACCCGTTCCGGCTGCAGCGCGTCGACCGCGCCCTCGTCGTGCGTGACCAGCACGATGGCGCCCTTGTAGTTGCGCAGCGCGGCGAGGATCTCCTCGCGGCTGGCCGGGTCGAGGTTGTTGGTGGGCTCGTCGAGCAGCAGCACGTTGGCGCTGGAGACGACCAGCGTGGCCAGCGCCAGCCGGGTCTTCTCGCCACCCGAGAGCACGGCTGCGGGCTTGTCGACGTCGTCGCCGGTGAACAGGAACGAGCCGAGCGTGCGCCGGGCCTCCACCTCGGGCAGGTCCGGGGCGGCGCTCATCATGTTCTCCAGCACCGAGCGGTCGGGGTCGAGCGTCTCGTGCTCCTGCGCGTAGTACCCCAGGCGCAGCCCGTGGCCATCGATGACCCTGCCGGTGTCGGGCTTCTCGACCCCGGCCAGCAGCCGCAGCAGCGTGGTCTTGCCCGCGCCGTTGAGGCCGAGGATGACCACCCGGCTGCCGCGGTCGATGGCGAGGTCCACCCCGGAGAAGATCTCCAGCGACCCGTAGGACTTGGACAGTCCCTCGGCCATGAGCGGGGTGCGCCCGCTGGGGGCGGGGTCGGGGAAGCGGAGCTTGGCGACGCGGTCGGCCTTGCGCTGCCCCTGCACCGAGTTGAGGATCTTCTCCGCGCGGTTCTCCATCTGGTGGGCGGCTCTCGCCTTGGTGGCCTTGGCGCGGAACTTGTCGGCCTGCTTCTGCAGAGCGCCGGCCTGCTTCTCCGCGTTGGCCTGCTCGCGCTTGCGGCGCCGCTCGTCGGCCTCGCGCTGGGTCTGGTAGGCCTTCCAGCCCATGTTGTAGATGTCGATGACGCAGCGGTTGGCGTCGAGGTAGAAGACCTTGTTGACGACTTCGTCGACCAGCTCGACGTCGTGGCTGATGACGATCAGGCCGCCCTGGTGGGACTTGAGGAAGTCGCGCAGCCAGATGATCGAGTCGCCGTCGAGGTGGTTGGTCGGTTCGTCCAGCAGCAGGGTGTCGGCCCCGCTGAACAGGATGCGCGCCAGCTCGATCCGGCGGCGCTGGCCGCCGGAGAGCGTGCCGAGCGGCTGGCCGAGGACCCGCTGCTCCAGGCCGAGGCTGTTGGCGATGGAGGCGGCCTCCGACTCGGCCGTGTATCCGCCGAGGATGTGCAGGCGCTCCTCGGCCCGCGCGTAGGCGCGCACGCCCTTGTCCCGGGTCCTGTGGTCGTCGCTGCCCATCTTCTCCTCGGCGACGCGCATCTCGCGCAGCGCGTCGTCGATCCCGCGCGCCGAGAGGATGCGGTCGCGGGCGATCTCGTCGGGGTCCGCCGTGCGGGGGTCCTGCGGCAGGTAGCCGATGGTGCCCGAGGAGGTCACCCGACCGGCGGAGGGCAGCCCCTCGCCGGCCAGGACCTTGGTCAGCGTCGTCTTACCGGCGCCGTTGCGGCCGACCAGCCCGATACGGTCACCGGCGCCGACGCGAAAGGAAGCGGACTCCAGCAGCAGCCGGGAGCCCACACGCATTTCCAGATCAGAAGCGTTCAGCATGGGAGTAGAGGAACTTTCTCTCTAACGAGGGTGTGCGGCGGCGTCGTCGGGCGCACTCGGTCATGGCCGGGGCCGAAGGGGACGGAACGGGGATCAATCCGGAATCACGCGCACGGGCTCAACAGTATCCGCAACGCTCCTCCGACGCGCGTGATTTTCACCGCCCTCCGTCCTGCCGTCCTGTCGGCGCGCCGACAGCGGCGGGGCCGCACCGGACCGTCGCCGGTGCGGCCCCGCCGGGCGCCTACTGCTCGGTGTTGTCCTGCTCGGACCGCTCCGGGATGGTGGGAGCGGCCGGGCGGCCGGGGCGGCCGGCGCGGCGGGGGCGCGCCGCCCGCGTCCTCGTCCCCCTCCTCGGCCTGCTCCGCCGCGGACGGCGTGGAGGGCCGGTTGCGCAGCAGCGCCGCGAGCACCGCGACCGTGGGGGTGGCCAGGAACATCCCCGCGATGCTGGCGACCAGACCGCCGATGGTGATCGCCAGCAGCACCACGGCGGAGGGCAGCTCCAGCGCCTTGCCGTAGACGCGCGGGGCGAAGACGTGGCTCTCCAGCTGCTGGACGATGATGACGACGGCGACGACGATGAGCGCGATGACCCAGTCCTCGGTGACCAGCGCGACGAGCGCGGCCAGCAGGCCGGTGACGAAGGCGCCGATGACCGGCAGGAACGCGCCGATGAAGGTCAGCACGATCAGCGGGATCGCCAGGCTGGGGTCGATCAGGAAGATCAGGAAGACACCGATGCCGACCGCGTCGATGAGGCCGACCAGGGCCACGCCGCGCACGTAGCGGCCCATCACCCCGTAGGCGATCTCCCCGGCGGCACCCAGGGAGCGCCGCGTCTGAGCCGGGAACAGGCTGAGGAGCCAGGTGACCAGCCGGTCGCCGGAGTGCACGAAGTAGATGGTCAGCACCAGGACCAGGATCAGGCCCACCAGGAGCTCGGCCACGCTGGACCCGGCGGCCCAGGCCTGGCTGACCCAGGTGGCCCAGTCCTCCTGCAGCGCCCCTTGCGCCTGCTCGGTGATGTTCTTGATGAGCTGGTCGACGGCCTGGGGGTCCTGCCCCATCGCCTCGGCCAGTTTGGGGAGGCCTTCAATGGCCTCCTGAACGCTCTGGACCAGTCCGCTGAAGCCGTCGATGGCGGGCTGCACGATCATCGTGATGACACCGCTGAGCACGACCAGAGCGCCGATCATGGCGATGGTCGTGGACGAGCCCCGCCCCAGGCCGTGGCGGCGCAGCCAGTTGGTCGGCGGCATGAGCAGGGCGGTGACGAAGACGGCCAGGATCACCGGGATGACCGCGAGCCGGACCTGCACCAGCAGGTAGATGATGACCGCGATGAACAGCCCGATGACGAGGATCCGCCAGGCGGCGGTGCTCATTCTGAGCAGCAGGTCCTCATCGTCGGGGGTGGTGGCGTCCTGCGCGTTCGTCTCCGGTTCGGGGTCGGGCTGCTCGGCCACCACGGCCCGCGCCGTCTTCCGCCTCTTCAAGAACGACTCCAGGAACGACCACGTCCCCGGTCGGTTCATCCACACATCGGCCCCTTCGCTGTTGCCCTGCCGCACCCGGTCACCGGGCCCGCCTCACCCCCCGTGCCCGAGCGAAGCTCACCCACGTCTCGGCCCCGCGGTGCCGAGACGCCGGCACGGACCTCGTGAACCGCCTCAGAACTGCCACGGTTCCCGGACACGACCACTGTGCACGATCTCGTTGCCGAACGGGGCCAACGCCACCGGGATCATCTTCAGCGAGGCCCAGGCCAAGGGCAGGCCGATGATGGTCACGGCCAGGCCGAGCGCCGTCGCGATGTGGCCGATGGTCAGCCACCAACCGGCCACGATGAGCCAGATGACGTTGAGCAGTGTACTGCCGCTGCCCGCCCCCGGCTGGCGCGCCATTTCCCGGCCGAACGGCCACAGCGCGTAGTTCGCCATGCGGAACGAGGCGACGCCGAAGGGGATCGTGACGATGAGGACGCAGCAGATGATGCCGGCGACCACGTAGCCGAGGGCCAGCCAGAACCCGGCGACGATCAGCCAGATGATGTTGAGAATGAGCCGCAGCAGAGCCACGATTCCTCGTTTCTACGTCGGTATGCGGTTTCCCCGGAGGCCTGAGGATGACGGCGCCCCGGTTCATGTTTACCTTCATCGGACGACGTGGCGGCGCTGTCCGTTCCCCGCTGTGTC contains:
- a CDS encoding enoyl-CoA hydratase/isomerase family protein codes for the protein MVETALPSKDDLAAAGLRLEIEDAVATITLSRPERRNAMTGRTWTTLAHVGHTLPPSVRIVVIDGEGSTFSSGIDLAMFSPEGVEGETSALTNIGDDAESRSALDATIAAYQEGFLWLRRPDIVSIAAVRGHAIGAGFQLALSCDLRVLADDAQLCMKEPALGLVPDLTGTKPLVDIVGVSRAIELCLTARKVGAAEARELRLAELVVDGSELESAVQDLVAALLATSPEAAAATKELLLQAPHNSLDEQIVAERRAQADRLNALARQLGV
- a CDS encoding helix-turn-helix domain-containing protein; this encodes MAETLRKGTRVTGTERSALADDLKRRYEDGESIRSLAASTGRSYGFVHRLLTEAGVTLRGRGGATRRA
- a CDS encoding ABC-F family ATP-binding cassette domain-containing protein; this translates as MLNASDLEMRVGSRLLLESASFRVGAGDRIGLVGRNGAGKTTLTKVLAGEGLPSAGRVTSSGTIGYLPQDPRTADPDEIARDRILSARGIDDALREMRVAEEKMGSDDHRTRDKGVRAYARAEERLHILGGYTAESEAASIANSLGLEQRVLGQPLGTLSGGQRRRIELARILFSGADTLLLDEPTNHLDGDSIIWLRDFLKSHQGGLIVISHDVELVDEVVNKVFYLDANRCVIDIYNMGWKAYQTQREADERRRKREQANAEKQAGALQKQADKFRAKATKARAAHQMENRAEKILNSVQGQRKADRVAKLRFPDPAPSGRTPLMAEGLSKSYGSLEIFSGVDLAIDRGSRVVILGLNGAGKTTLLRLLAGVEKPDTGRVIDGHGLRLGYYAQEHETLDPDRSVLENMMSAAPDLPEVEARRTLGSFLFTGDDVDKPAAVLSGGEKTRLALATLVVSSANVLLLDEPTNNLDPASREEILAALRNYKGAIVLVTHDEGAVDALQPERVILLPDGVEDIWNAEFADLIALA
- a CDS encoding AI-2E family transporter; translation: MNRPGTWSFLESFLKRRKTARAVVAEQPDPEPETNAQDATTPDDEDLLLRMSTAAWRILVIGLFIAVIIYLLVQVRLAVIPVILAVFVTALLMPPTNWLRRHGLGRGSSTTIAMIGALVVLSGVITMIVQPAIDGFSGLVQSVQEAIEGLPKLAEAMGQDPQAVDQLIKNITEQAQGALQEDWATWVSQAWAAGSSVAELLVGLILVLVLTIYFVHSGDRLVTWLLSLFPAQTRRSLGAAGEIAYGVMGRYVRGVALVGLIDAVGIGVFLIFLIDPSLAIPLIVLTFIGAFLPVIGAFVTGLLAALVALVTEDWVIALIVVAVVIIVQQLESHVFAPRVYGKALELPSAVVLLAITIGGLVASIAGMFLATPTVAVLAALLRNRPSTPSAAEQAEEGDEDAGGAPPPRRPPRPPGRSHHPGAVRAGQHRAVGARRGRTGDGPVRPRRCRRADRTAGRRAVKITRVGGALRILLSPCA
- a CDS encoding YccF domain-containing protein, with amino-acid sequence MALLRLILNIIWLIVAGFWLALGYVVAGIICCVLIVTIPFGVASFRMANYALWPFGREMARQPGAGSGSTLLNVIWLIVAGWWLTIGHIATALGLAVTIIGLPLAWASLKMIPVALAPFGNEIVHSGRVREPWQF